In Providencia rettgeri, the following proteins share a genomic window:
- the tyrR gene encoding transcriptional regulator TyrR: MRLEVTCQDRIGLTRELLDLLVLQNIDLKGIEISPQRRIYLNFTPVDFQVFSTLMAEIRRINGVIDVRRIYFMPSEREHKAVWALLNSFPEPVLSIDNKLNIELVNPMTLQLFGYDEAKIREKTFSQLVGNQGLSRWFERELPEAYTEKVVIKGKDYLMQVTPIILADENSKFHCTGAVLLLKSAEILDKQRQQVVEVDGSGFEQIIAVSPVMANVVERAKRVAMLDEPLLLVGETGTGKDILAKACHLHSARGKEPFLGLNCASMPDDVVESELFGYAAGAYPNAVEGKKGFFEQANGGTVLLDEIAEMSPQMQIKLLRFLNDGTFRRVGEEREVKVNVRVICATQKNLPELVAEKKFREDLYYRLNVLTLTIPPLRERKEDILPLTKTFVASFSKELHIAEPKLAPSLIEFLSGYYWPGNVRQLRNALYQGLTQLNGNILDAENIQLPDVVNPPALALDSLNGSLDEITKRYEASVLARLYRDYPSTRKLAKRLDISHTAIANKLREYGLNTKKEQN, from the coding sequence ATGCGCCTCGAAGTGACCTGCCAAGACCGTATCGGTTTAACGCGTGAATTACTTGATTTGCTAGTCCTACAAAATATTGATTTGAAAGGTATTGAAATATCTCCCCAACGTAGGATTTACCTAAATTTTACTCCTGTGGATTTTCAGGTATTCAGCACATTGATGGCAGAAATCCGGCGTATTAATGGCGTTATCGATGTGCGACGGATTTATTTTATGCCATCAGAAAGAGAGCATAAAGCGGTTTGGGCGTTATTGAACTCATTTCCAGAACCTGTTTTGTCTATTGATAATAAGCTAAATATTGAGTTGGTTAATCCAATGACATTGCAATTATTTGGCTATGATGAGGCAAAAATTCGAGAAAAAACCTTTTCTCAATTAGTGGGTAACCAGGGGCTATCACGGTGGTTTGAACGAGAGTTACCAGAAGCTTATACAGAGAAAGTCGTCATTAAAGGCAAAGACTACCTGATGCAAGTGACGCCTATTATTTTGGCGGATGAAAATAGTAAATTCCATTGTACTGGAGCTGTATTATTATTGAAGTCAGCTGAAATTTTAGATAAGCAACGGCAACAAGTCGTTGAGGTGGATGGTAGTGGCTTTGAACAAATTATTGCAGTTAGTCCTGTTATGGCAAATGTGGTTGAACGCGCTAAACGCGTTGCTATGCTTGATGAACCATTGTTACTTGTCGGTGAAACGGGGACAGGGAAAGACATCCTAGCGAAAGCTTGTCATTTGCATAGTGCTCGAGGAAAAGAACCGTTTTTAGGTTTAAATTGTGCTTCGATGCCGGATGATGTTGTAGAAAGTGAATTATTTGGTTATGCAGCTGGAGCGTACCCAAATGCAGTAGAAGGCAAAAAAGGTTTTTTTGAACAGGCAAATGGCGGTACGGTGTTGCTCGACGAAATTGCTGAAATGTCACCACAAATGCAAATTAAGTTGTTACGTTTTTTAAATGATGGAACATTTAGGCGTGTTGGGGAAGAACGTGAAGTTAAGGTGAATGTCCGTGTAATTTGTGCGACCCAGAAAAATTTACCTGAATTAGTTGCAGAAAAAAAATTTAGAGAAGATCTTTATTATCGTTTAAATGTGCTCACATTAACCATCCCACCATTACGTGAACGCAAAGAAGATATTCTACCGCTAACCAAGACATTTGTAGCCAGTTTTTCCAAAGAGCTTCATATTGCAGAGCCTAAATTGGCGCCCTCACTAATCGAATTTTTAAGCGGTTATTATTGGCCGGGTAATGTAAGACAACTGAGAAATGCCCTTTATCAAGGGTTAACTCAGCTTAATGGCAATATATTGGATGCAGAGAATATCCAATTACCTGATGTAGTAAATCCTCCCGCGCTGGCTTTAGATTCGCTTAATGGTTCGCTAGATGAAATTACTAAACGCTATGAAGCGTCAGTATTAGCGCGTTTGTATCGTGATTATCCGAGTACTCGAAAATTAGCCAAACGCTTGGATATTTCTCATACGGCAATTGCCAATAAATTGAGAGAATATGGCCTTAATACGAAAAAAGAGCAAAACTAA
- a CDS encoding ATP-binding protein produces the protein MDQFTINFVVNRKLREYMSQSHYKNDMFESAASAAELYLMNKAAVKYLTKKNRFTWEALVKNGHKPRDLIIDILTSCCPVTQDQALKVLSTLSHTLISIMSDNKLFANVVNAKNHQPLYWAHVD, from the coding sequence ATGGACCAATTCACGATTAATTTTGTTGTAAATCGTAAGCTACGCGAATACATGAGTCAGAGTCATTATAAAAATGATATGTTTGAGTCTGCTGCTTCTGCAGCCGAACTTTATCTAATGAATAAAGCTGCAGTAAAATACTTAACGAAAAAAAATCGGTTTACGTGGGAGGCATTGGTAAAAAATGGGCATAAGCCACGAGACCTTATTATTGATATTTTGACATCTTGTTGCCCTGTAACCCAGGATCAAGCCTTAAAAGTATTAAGCACGCTTTCTCATACTTTGATCTCTATAATGAGTGATAACAAGTTATTTGCGAATGTTGTTAATGCGAAAAACCACCAGCCGTTGTATTGGGCTCATGTGGATTAA
- the tpx gene encoding thiol peroxidase, with the protein MSQTVKLKGNDITIDGVFLQAGSKAKPLTLVTKDLSEATLETYEGKRKVLNIFPSVDTGVCAASVRKFNQLVNDLDNTVVLCISADLPFAQARFCGAEGLDNVVMLSSFRSDSFANDYGVAIASGPLKGLNARSVIVLDENNNVIYSQLVPEITEEPDYDSALNSLK; encoded by the coding sequence ATGTCACAGACAGTTAAATTAAAAGGTAATGACATCACAATCGATGGTGTATTTTTACAAGCAGGCTCTAAAGCTAAGCCCCTTACCCTTGTCACCAAAGATCTCAGCGAAGCGACGCTGGAAACTTATGAAGGCAAACGTAAAGTTTTAAATATTTTTCCAAGTGTAGACACCGGTGTTTGCGCTGCCTCAGTTCGTAAATTTAACCAGCTAGTAAATGATTTGGATAACACTGTAGTATTGTGTATTTCAGCCGATTTACCTTTCGCACAAGCACGTTTTTGTGGTGCAGAAGGTTTAGATAATGTCGTTATGCTATCTTCTTTCCGTAGCGATTCATTTGCTAATGACTACGGTGTTGCTATTGCTAGTGGCCCATTAAAAGGACTGAATGCACGCTCTGTTATTGTCTTAGATGAAAACAATAACGTTATTTATAGCCAGTTAGTTCCTGAAATTACTGAAGAACCTGATTACGATAGCGCATTAAATAGCCTAAAATAA
- a CDS encoding peptide ABC transporter substrate-binding protein: MHKRSVTPLTVLISSILFTTPAMSAVIPTGTVLAENQEVTRHLKDEPASLDPVKSVGLTEAQVMRDLFEGLVNQDDHGKPISGVAQSWTTEDNRIWTFTLRPDARWSNGDPVTAQDFVYSWQRLVSPGTSSPFAWFAALAGINNAQEIIDGKLPVEQLGVEAVDARTLKVTLNKPVPYFPSLAANFSLFPVHQGTVEKFGNDWIKVGNLVGNGAFVLSDRVVNEKIVLVPNKYYWDHKNTTITKVTFIPINQESHATNRYLAGDLDITESFPKQRYQKLLKDIPNEVFTPDQLGTYYYAFNTQRAPTNDVRVRKALSMAIDRQLIANKVLGTGEKPANYFTPDVTDGFKPEKGLYNSHSQKELDQQAKVLLQQAGFGPNQPLELTLLYNSSENHQKIAIAIASMWKKKLGAEVKLVNQEWKTYIDSRNTGNFDVIRASWIGDFNEPSTFLSLLTSQHSGNIAKFNNSIYDDIIASASIETNAQLRNRYYNHAESIIAEEAPIAPIYQYTNARLIKPWLKGYPINNPEDVAYSHSFYIIKH; encoded by the coding sequence ATGCATAAACGTTCAGTTACACCTTTAACGGTTTTGATTTCTTCAATTTTATTTACTACACCCGCTATGAGTGCAGTGATACCGACGGGCACAGTTTTAGCTGAAAACCAAGAGGTTACACGTCATTTAAAGGATGAACCAGCGTCTTTGGATCCGGTAAAATCCGTGGGGTTAACGGAAGCGCAAGTCATGCGTGACTTATTTGAAGGGCTAGTTAACCAAGATGACCATGGCAAGCCAATTTCAGGGGTAGCCCAAAGTTGGACTACGGAAGATAATCGTATTTGGACATTTACACTGAGACCTGATGCTCGTTGGTCAAACGGTGACCCTGTCACGGCTCAAGACTTTGTGTATAGTTGGCAACGACTTGTTTCACCGGGAACATCATCACCCTTTGCATGGTTTGCGGCATTAGCTGGCATTAACAACGCACAAGAGATTATTGATGGAAAATTACCCGTTGAGCAGTTAGGTGTTGAAGCGGTAGATGCACGCACATTAAAGGTGACTTTAAATAAGCCAGTACCTTATTTCCCATCATTGGCGGCTAATTTTAGTTTATTTCCTGTGCATCAAGGAACGGTTGAAAAATTTGGCAATGACTGGATAAAAGTAGGAAATCTAGTCGGGAATGGCGCCTTTGTTTTATCTGACAGAGTGGTTAATGAGAAAATTGTTTTAGTTCCAAATAAATATTATTGGGACCATAAAAATACCACTATTACCAAAGTAACATTTATCCCAATTAACCAAGAATCTCATGCAACAAATCGTTATTTAGCAGGTGACTTGGATATTACCGAATCATTTCCAAAACAACGCTATCAAAAATTATTGAAAGATATTCCTAATGAAGTGTTTACACCAGACCAATTAGGGACTTATTACTATGCTTTTAATACCCAACGGGCACCAACAAATGATGTCCGTGTCAGAAAAGCGTTATCTATGGCAATTGACCGCCAATTAATCGCGAATAAGGTATTAGGCACAGGGGAAAAACCCGCAAATTATTTTACGCCCGATGTTACCGATGGCTTTAAGCCTGAAAAAGGGCTTTACAATAGCCATTCACAAAAAGAATTAGACCAGCAAGCAAAAGTATTATTGCAACAAGCCGGCTTTGGTCCAAATCAACCATTAGAGTTAACACTATTATACAATAGTTCAGAAAATCATCAGAAAATTGCGATTGCAATTGCTTCTATGTGGAAGAAAAAACTAGGGGCTGAGGTCAAATTAGTTAATCAAGAATGGAAAACCTATATAGATAGCCGTAATACAGGAAATTTTGATGTTATAAGAGCATCATGGATAGGTGATTTTAATGAACCTTCAACATTCCTATCTCTACTCACTTCTCAACATAGTGGCAATATAGCAAAATTTAATAACTCGATATACGATGATATTATCGCATCAGCGAGTATTGAGACAAATGCGCAATTACGCAACCGCTATTATAATCATGCGGAATCAATCATTGCAGAAGAAGCGCCAATTGCCCCAATTTACCAATATACGAATGCACGCTTAATTAAGCCTTGGTTGAAGGGGTATCCGATCAACAACCCTGAAGATGTCGCTTATAGCCACAGTTTTTATATTATTAAACATTAA
- the zntB gene encoding zinc transporter ZntB: MGLIYGSLFQHSNPVHAFQLNGDGGLLPIDVNASANQQSPFWLHYDYKDPQSFNWIQQSDLFNEQVKSALSGHSGRWRLIRVGDGILLTLQTLNTNAGQRPEQLIAFRVFINNRIIISSRHRKVNSLDPVIDDLNQGVGAQSTGDWLVEVADSITDEISDFTDSLHERLIDMEDSILNGEIPDRGEFALLRKQIIVIRRYMAPQRDMFSRLTTEKLLWLDETDRRRIQEISDRLGRCIEDLDGFIARTAIISDEITNMMTEMMNRRIYTMSLMAMIFLPTTFLTGLFGVNLGGIPGNEFRFAFSVFCVLLAALIGTVLWWLRKSRWL; this comes from the coding sequence ATGGGGTTGATTTATGGTTCGTTATTCCAACACTCAAACCCAGTACATGCATTTCAGTTAAATGGAGATGGTGGGTTGCTTCCCATCGACGTGAATGCCAGCGCGAATCAGCAGTCTCCGTTCTGGCTTCATTATGATTATAAGGATCCGCAAAGTTTTAATTGGATCCAGCAATCAGATCTCTTCAATGAACAGGTGAAGTCTGCTTTATCCGGGCATTCAGGACGTTGGAGATTGATCCGTGTTGGTGATGGTATTTTATTAACATTGCAAACATTAAATACCAATGCGGGCCAACGGCCTGAGCAATTAATTGCATTTAGAGTATTTATTAATAACCGGATAATTATTTCTAGTCGTCATCGAAAAGTAAATTCCTTAGATCCTGTTATTGATGACTTAAATCAGGGAGTTGGTGCGCAAAGTACGGGTGATTGGTTAGTTGAGGTTGCTGATTCTATTACAGATGAAATAAGTGATTTTACTGATTCTTTGCATGAGCGTTTAATTGATATGGAAGACTCCATATTAAATGGCGAAATTCCTGATAGAGGGGAATTTGCCTTACTTCGTAAACAAATTATTGTGATCCGCCGTTATATGGCCCCGCAAAGAGATATGTTTTCCCGTTTGACAACGGAAAAATTACTTTGGTTAGATGAAACGGATCGCCGTCGAATTCAAGAAATTTCTGACCGATTAGGGCGTTGTATTGAAGATCTCGATGGTTTTATTGCCCGTACAGCGATTATTTCTGACGAGATAACGAATATGATGACTGAAATGATGAACCGGCGTATTTATACAATGTCATTAATGGCCATGATATTCTTACCAACAACGTTTTTAACGGGGTTATTTGGTGTGAATTTAGGGGGGATCCCCGGTAATGAATTTCGTTTTGCCTTTAGTGTATTTTGTGTTTTATTAGCCGCCTTGATTGGAACTGTATTGTGGTGGCTAAGAAAAAGCCGCTGGCTCTAA
- the ttcA gene encoding tRNA 2-thiocytidine(32) synthetase TtcA, producing MTTNKEQYNLNKLQKRIRRDVGQAIADFNMIEDGDRIMVCLSGGKDSYTLLSILQSLQKSAPIQFSLVAVNLDQKQPGFPEHILPAYLDNLGVEYKIVEENTYGIVKEKIPEGKTTCSLCSRLRRGILYRTATELGATKIALGHHRDDILQTMFLNMFYGGKLKGMPPKLMSDDGKHIVIRPLAYCREKDIERFAQAKEFPIIPCNLCGSQPNLQRQVIKEMLRDWDKRYPGRIETMFRATQNIVPSHLCDTELFDFKNISHGDDIINGGDLAFDKEELPLQPFIDEDDKPEFTAERLDIIEVK from the coding sequence ATGACAACAAATAAAGAACAGTACAACTTAAACAAGTTGCAAAAAAGAATTCGCCGTGATGTTGGCCAAGCAATCGCTGACTTTAACATGATAGAAGACGGTGACCGGATAATGGTTTGCTTGTCTGGAGGTAAAGATAGTTACACGCTGCTTTCCATACTGCAAAGTTTGCAAAAAAGTGCCCCTATCCAGTTTTCATTAGTTGCGGTTAATTTGGACCAAAAGCAACCCGGTTTCCCTGAACATATTTTACCTGCATACCTTGATAACCTTGGTGTAGAGTACAAAATTGTTGAAGAAAACACCTATGGGATCGTAAAAGAAAAAATTCCAGAAGGGAAAACAACCTGCTCATTGTGCTCGCGTTTACGTCGTGGGATTTTATATCGTACAGCAACTGAATTAGGTGCAACTAAAATTGCACTTGGTCATCACCGTGATGATATCTTACAGACTATGTTCTTAAATATGTTTTATGGCGGTAAGTTAAAAGGTATGCCACCTAAATTAATGAGTGATGACGGAAAGCATATTGTCATTCGCCCGCTCGCTTACTGCCGAGAAAAAGATATTGAGCGCTTCGCTCAGGCTAAGGAGTTCCCGATTATTCCATGTAACCTATGTGGCTCTCAACCAAATCTACAACGTCAGGTTATTAAAGAGATGCTGCGTGATTGGGATAAGCGTTATCCAGGCCGAATCGAAACCATGTTCCGTGCTACTCAAAATATTGTACCGTCTCATTTATGTGATACTGAATTATTTGACTTCAAAAACATTTCTCATGGAGATGACATTATCAATGGCGGAGATCTTGCGTTTGACAAAGAGGAGCTACCGCTTCAACCTTTTATAGATGAAGATGATAAGCCCGAATTTACAGCAGAACGCCTTGATATTATTGAAGTTAAATAA
- a CDS encoding NupC/NupG family nucleoside CNT transporter: protein MKYFIFFFSLTFVFLIAYLLSFSKKNIKHKLPSILILLIMELIVASIMLNTTIGLATLDGIASGIHYIINYANKGIDFVFGDISSKTSMVFVVVALLPLVFICSIIGIFKYIGALDLIINTIGFLINKISKVGKLESFAAISAVIVGMMPAYVSIKDYIPRLSKAQMYTIAACTVSTVDIALLGAYTQMVEPRYVFIGVSLNFFSTFIIVSIINPSEPTNIAVCPMGENKSERGSFFEVLTDHMQDAFKLILAIVPIIIGFVALISMLNDVFFNILGISFQGILGYIFSPLAFILGSSWDESISFGTIIATKILSNEFVAMIDYMKLTNLTPRTDAIMSVFLISFANFGSIGMIIGCVTSISREHGKMIASNSFRLIVGSTLVSCLSATIVGIFV, encoded by the coding sequence ATGAAATACTTTATATTCTTTTTTAGTCTAACTTTTGTTTTTCTTATAGCATACCTTCTTAGTTTTAGTAAAAAAAATATAAAACATAAACTTCCATCTATATTAATATTGTTGATAATGGAGCTTATTGTGGCATCTATTATGCTAAACACCACAATTGGTCTTGCCACCCTTGATGGTATAGCATCGGGTATTCATTATATAATTAATTATGCTAATAAGGGGATTGATTTTGTTTTTGGCGATATAAGCAGTAAAACCTCTATGGTTTTTGTTGTTGTCGCTCTTCTACCTTTAGTTTTTATCTGTTCTATAATTGGAATATTTAAATATATCGGTGCGTTAGACTTAATTATTAATACTATAGGCTTTCTAATTAACAAAATATCTAAAGTTGGGAAGTTGGAGTCTTTCGCTGCTATTAGTGCTGTGATAGTCGGAATGATGCCTGCATATGTATCAATTAAAGATTACATTCCAAGGCTATCTAAAGCACAGATGTATACTATTGCTGCATGCACTGTCTCAACAGTAGATATTGCATTGCTAGGCGCATATACACAAATGGTTGAGCCACGTTATGTCTTTATAGGTGTTAGTCTCAATTTCTTTAGTACTTTTATTATTGTTTCTATTATTAACCCAAGTGAACCTACTAATATTGCAGTTTGTCCTATGGGGGAGAATAAAAGCGAAAGAGGTTCATTTTTCGAAGTGTTGACAGATCACATGCAGGATGCTTTTAAACTTATTCTTGCAATTGTCCCCATAATTATTGGTTTTGTTGCCTTAATTAGTATGTTGAATGATGTGTTTTTTAATATTTTAGGAATTAGTTTTCAGGGAATTTTGGGTTATATTTTTTCACCCTTAGCTTTCATTTTGGGTAGTTCATGGGATGAAAGTATTTCTTTTGGGACAATTATAGCGACTAAAATTTTATCAAATGAGTTTGTTGCTATGATTGATTATATGAAATTAACTAACTTAACACCACGAACGGATGCAATTATGTCTGTATTTTTAATATCATTTGCAAATTTTGGTTCTATCGGAATGATTATCGGTTGCGTTACAAGTATAAGCCGAGAACATGGAAAAATGATTGCATCAAATAGTTTTAGATTGATTGTTGGTTCAACTTTAGTCAGCTGTTTATCAGCGACGATTGTTGGTATTTTTGTATGA
- a CDS encoding nucleoside hydrolase, whose protein sequence is MHKIIIDCDPGVDDAVAIFLALASPEIKLIGVTTVAGNVELEKVHNNAKQLLTLANRQDIPLAKGCERPLMSKSGSKTHVHGTDGLAGVLLPSSDYQNYSGHAVDFIIDTVMSNPGEITLCTMASLTNIAVAIIKEPKLVDNVKDIVVMGGAAFTQGNITPAAEFNFYVDPHAAHIVFDSARHITMLGLDVTSKADIRAGLCGPLEKGGLIAQTVAEMCRRYAEFDPFLHDPCVIAYLIKPEIFSGVDGSITIEYESNKLFGHSFAYTSTFINHASKARYNEAKCKIITDVDTSKLISLITERIITL, encoded by the coding sequence ATGCACAAAATAATAATAGACTGTGATCCTGGGGTAGATGATGCCGTAGCTATTTTTTTAGCTCTTGCTTCTCCAGAAATAAAATTAATAGGGGTCACTACAGTTGCAGGAAATGTTGAATTAGAAAAGGTTCATAATAATGCAAAACAATTGCTTACATTAGCAAATAGGCAGGATATCCCCCTAGCAAAAGGTTGTGAACGTCCATTAATGTCAAAAAGTGGGAGTAAAACACATGTTCATGGGACTGATGGTTTAGCCGGAGTGCTCTTGCCATCATCAGATTATCAAAATTATTCTGGTCACGCGGTGGATTTTATTATTGATACGGTAATGTCAAATCCAGGTGAAATAACATTATGTACTATGGCTTCCCTCACTAATATCGCAGTCGCTATCATTAAAGAGCCAAAATTAGTTGATAATGTAAAAGATATTGTCGTTATGGGGGGAGCTGCATTTACACAGGGAAATATAACGCCAGCTGCTGAATTTAATTTTTATGTAGACCCTCATGCCGCTCATATCGTTTTTGATAGTGCGCGACACATTACTATGCTTGGTTTGGATGTAACAAGTAAAGCTGATATAAGGGCGGGTTTGTGCGGTCCTTTGGAAAAAGGTGGTCTCATCGCTCAGACTGTGGCTGAAATGTGCCGAAGATATGCTGAATTTGATCCATTTCTTCATGATCCTTGTGTTATTGCGTATCTCATTAAACCCGAAATTTTTTCAGGTGTTGACGGTTCAATAACTATCGAATATGAGTCGAATAAATTATTTGGTCATAGTTTTGCTTATACATCTACTTTCATTAACCATGCCTCAAAAGCTAGGTACAATGAAGCTAAATGCAAAATTATTACAGACGTTGATACATCGAAATTAATATCTTTAATTACAGAACGTATCATAACTCTCTAA
- the catA gene encoding type A chloramphenicol O-acetyltransferase: MNYTKFNIETWLRKEHYNTYEKTINCGFSLTSKIDITNLKKHIDSNGYKFYPTIIYLLSRVANTYKEFRFANKNGELILWDKVNPSFTIFHKETETFSSLWCEYSSEMTIFMDSYHQQVTLYKDNFKLYPQPQQIDNVFYVSSLPWVSFDSFNLNIADSRNIYTPIFTMGKYYSEGNKIWLPLSVQVHHAVCDGFHVGKFLTTLQKLCDELPH; this comes from the coding sequence ATGAATTATACCAAATTTAATATAGAGACATGGTTACGTAAGGAGCATTACAACACTTACGAGAAAACCATAAATTGTGGGTTTAGTTTAACAAGTAAAATAGATATTACTAACCTTAAAAAGCATATAGATTCAAATGGATATAAGTTTTACCCTACGATAATTTATTTATTATCACGAGTCGCTAATACTTATAAAGAATTTAGATTCGCCAACAAAAATGGTGAGCTTATTTTATGGGATAAAGTGAATCCCAGTTTTACAATCTTCCATAAAGAAACTGAAACTTTTTCTTCGTTGTGGTGTGAGTACTCTTCAGAAATGACGATATTTATGGATAGCTATCACCAGCAGGTAACATTATATAAAGATAATTTCAAGTTATATCCTCAACCCCAGCAAATCGATAATGTATTCTATGTGTCATCTCTACCTTGGGTCTCATTCGACAGTTTCAATCTAAACATTGCAGATAGTAGGAATATTTACACACCAATATTCACAATGGGGAAATATTATAGCGAAGGTAATAAAATATGGCTTCCCCTATCAGTACAAGTACATCATGCTGTTTGTGATGGTTTTCATGTGGGTAAATTTTTAACTACTTTGCAAAAATTATGTGATGAATTACCTCATTAA
- a CDS encoding helix-turn-helix domain-containing protein: protein MNKNNVGNAVLGELIKKKRIEQQITTKKMAELISISEKSYIKYEDGSLPIFIEHLMILSKILNIDIKTFFDTYVNAQPSV from the coding sequence ATGAATAAAAATAATGTTGGTAATGCAGTACTGGGTGAACTCATTAAAAAAAAGCGTATAGAACAACAAATTACGACAAAAAAAATGGCAGAACTAATATCTATATCTGAAAAATCATATATAAAATATGAAGATGGGAGCCTTCCCATATTTATTGAGCACCTTATGATACTCTCTAAAATACTCAATATAGATATCAAAACCTTCTTTGATACTTACGTCAACGCACAACCAAGTGTATGA
- a CDS encoding aspartate/glutamate racemase family protein, with translation MKTVGLIGGMSWESTLLYYQQINEGIKQQLGGLHSAKIVLYSVDFAELEQYQSNGQWDLAAQCLADAGERLKLAGADFLVLCTNTMHKVAPYIESQTGLPLLHIADATGDRIMQSGIKKIGLLGTAFTMEQPFYKQRLIDKFNLDVLIPNEKDRKTVHDIIYNELCLGKIDVNSKKEYQRIMAKLIENGAEGIILGCTEITLLINQDDTTARIFDTTAIHAQKVVEVVLSV, from the coding sequence ATGAAAACTGTTGGCCTTATAGGCGGTATGAGTTGGGAATCAACATTACTATACTATCAACAAATTAACGAAGGCATAAAACAACAGCTAGGTGGCTTGCATTCTGCTAAAATTGTTTTATATAGTGTTGATTTCGCAGAATTAGAACAGTACCAATCTAACGGGCAATGGGATTTAGCGGCACAATGTTTAGCTGATGCAGGGGAGCGCTTAAAGCTTGCAGGCGCCGATTTTCTTGTCCTTTGCACCAATACTATGCATAAAGTTGCACCATACATAGAATCACAAACGGGTCTTCCTTTATTACATATCGCAGATGCAACTGGTGACCGAATTATGCAATCAGGTATTAAAAAGATTGGACTCTTAGGTACCGCTTTTACTATGGAGCAACCTTTCTATAAACAAAGATTAATTGATAAGTTTAATTTGGATGTATTAATACCTAACGAGAAAGATAGAAAGACAGTTCATGATATTATTTATAATGAATTGTGTTTAGGGAAAATCGATGTCAATTCTAAAAAAGAATATCAGCGTATAATGGCAAAACTAATAGAAAATGGTGCTGAAGGTATCATTTTAGGATGTACTGAAATAACATTACTTATTAATCAAGATGATACTACAGCAAGAATCTTTGATACCACCGCTATTCATGCTCAAAAAGTGGTAGAGGTAGTACTGTCTGTATAA
- the sra gene encoding stationary-phase-induced ribosome-associated protein, whose translation MVSNNSARRLLGMPYKLSRSKRNIRVSLGSKDNAIVAVQKNKATEKKTYHSVTVFYPEYVIS comes from the coding sequence ATGGTTAGTAATAATAGTGCACGTCGTTTGTTAGGTATGCCTTATAAATTAAGTCGTTCTAAGAGGAATATACGTGTATCGTTAGGTTCAAAAGATAATGCGATAGTCGCGGTGCAAAAAAATAAAGCGACAGAAAAGAAAACATATCATTCAGTAACTGTGTTTTACCCAGAATATGTTATTAGTTAA